From a single Pyxidicoccus xibeiensis genomic region:
- a CDS encoding Ig-like domain-containing protein has translation MKPCLSPARPLPPRLLGLIPWMLVLAACAQLESDTAAVTTEGPHSVLVGASIQLTATTRDAKDPGYTFESENPALATVDATGLVTGVAVGETAVKVTGTKSRLTARHVVVVTAPVASPDGGVPPDQVPFFTRWAGSPHADVSAEAFSHWNEEGSVPTACAKCHSTEGFVDYLGGDGTAPGQVETPGRVQSGVRCEACHNSAASSLTSVTFPSGKEVSGLGAEARCMVCHQGRAAGRDIDAQVADAGVSGEDTASPALGFTNIHYYPAAATLFASQAAGGYQYTGQVYDTRFRHVPGFDKCNECHDPHSTQVRWEACSTCHPGTTDVTKAWNIRQIASRNQDYDGDGDRAEGIYFELQGLREKLLAAIQRYGAERAQRLCYGNAHPYWFKDTDGDGACSQAESVATNRFASWSPRLQKAAYNYQLSKVDPGAFAHNAKYVIQLLHDSTQSLNTALAVPFDTSLLVRNDPGHFNGASRAARNWDSSETVQASCSRCHSGAQGYRFFVQYGVGQSVPETANGLECFTCHENFEPTYDVFVPARTWLPDSKTVNLPGQDNLCANCHIGRASKATIDAALAAGGALRFQNVHYMPAAGTREGTLAKIGYEYAGKTYAGRLTHTGGVQCTSCHVPGNSNHTFRVADTWNQRCENCHADQSAAEQIRSAAHLLDYDGDGNTTESLKAEVEGMAARLLAAMRAVTGNGICYDGEANPYFFKDTDQNGTCSPAEAVSANAFAPFTPALVKATHNYQLSKKDPGAWAHNFNYVGQLLFDSVEDVSGAAPTNLVRP, from the coding sequence ATGAAGCCCTGCCTGTCACCCGCGAGGCCCCTTCCCCCGCGCCTGCTCGGCCTCATCCCCTGGATGCTGGTGCTGGCCGCCTGCGCCCAGCTGGAGTCCGACACGGCCGCCGTCACGACCGAGGGCCCCCACTCGGTCCTGGTGGGAGCGAGCATCCAGCTCACCGCCACCACGCGCGACGCGAAGGACCCGGGCTACACCTTCGAGAGCGAGAACCCGGCGCTGGCCACCGTGGACGCCACGGGCCTCGTCACGGGCGTGGCCGTGGGGGAGACGGCGGTGAAGGTCACCGGGACGAAGTCCCGCCTCACGGCGCGACACGTCGTCGTGGTGACGGCGCCCGTCGCCAGCCCCGACGGGGGTGTCCCGCCGGATCAGGTGCCCTTCTTCACCCGCTGGGCCGGCTCGCCCCACGCCGACGTCTCGGCCGAGGCCTTCTCCCACTGGAACGAGGAGGGCAGCGTGCCGACCGCGTGTGCGAAGTGTCACAGCACGGAGGGCTTCGTCGACTACCTCGGTGGGGACGGCACGGCCCCGGGCCAGGTGGAGACTCCGGGGCGCGTGCAGTCGGGGGTGCGCTGCGAGGCGTGCCACAACAGCGCGGCCTCCAGCCTGACGTCGGTCACCTTTCCCTCGGGCAAGGAGGTCAGCGGGCTCGGTGCCGAGGCCCGGTGCATGGTGTGCCACCAGGGACGCGCCGCGGGCCGGGACATCGACGCGCAGGTGGCCGACGCGGGCGTCTCGGGCGAGGACACCGCCAGCCCTGCCCTGGGCTTCACGAACATCCACTACTACCCCGCGGCGGCGACCCTCTTCGCGAGCCAGGCCGCCGGCGGCTACCAGTACACCGGGCAGGTCTACGACACGCGCTTCCGCCACGTGCCAGGCTTCGACAAGTGCAACGAGTGCCATGACCCGCACAGCACGCAGGTCCGCTGGGAGGCCTGCTCCACCTGTCACCCCGGCACGACGGACGTGACGAAGGCGTGGAACATCCGGCAGATTGCCTCGCGCAACCAGGACTACGACGGCGACGGCGACCGGGCGGAGGGCATCTACTTCGAGCTGCAGGGCCTGCGCGAGAAGCTGCTCGCGGCCATCCAGCGGTATGGCGCGGAGCGGGCCCAGCGCCTCTGCTACGGCAACGCCCATCCGTACTGGTTCAAGGACACCGACGGCGACGGGGCGTGCAGCCAGGCCGAGTCCGTGGCCACCAACCGCTTCGCGAGCTGGAGTCCGCGTCTCCAGAAGGCGGCGTACAACTACCAGCTGTCCAAGGTGGACCCGGGCGCGTTCGCGCACAATGCCAAGTACGTCATCCAGCTCCTGCACGACTCCACGCAGTCGTTGAACACCGCGCTGGCCGTTCCCTTCGACACGTCGCTGCTCGTCCGCAATGACCCCGGGCACTTCAACGGAGCGAGCAGGGCGGCGCGCAACTGGGACTCCAGCGAGACGGTCCAGGCGAGCTGCTCGCGCTGCCACAGCGGCGCGCAGGGCTACCGGTTCTTCGTCCAGTACGGGGTGGGCCAGTCCGTCCCGGAGACCGCCAATGGCCTCGAGTGCTTCACCTGCCACGAGAACTTCGAGCCGACGTACGACGTCTTCGTCCCTGCCCGGACCTGGCTCCCGGACAGCAAGACGGTGAACCTGCCCGGCCAGGACAACCTCTGCGCCAACTGCCACATCGGCCGCGCCTCGAAGGCCACCATCGACGCCGCGCTCGCGGCGGGAGGCGCGCTGCGCTTCCAGAACGTGCACTACATGCCCGCGGCCGGCACGCGCGAGGGGACGCTCGCGAAGATTGGCTACGAATACGCGGGGAAGACCTACGCCGGCCGGCTCACGCACACGGGCGGAGTGCAGTGCACGAGCTGCCACGTCCCGGGGAACAGCAACCATACCTTCCGTGTCGCGGACACCTGGAACCAGCGCTGTGAGAACTGCCATGCCGACCAGAGCGCCGCGGAGCAGATCCGCAGCGCCGCCCACCTGCTCGACTACGACGGCGATGGGAACACCACCGAGAGCCTGAAGGCGGAGGTGGAGGGCATGGCCGCGCGCCTGCTCGCGGCCATGCGGGCGGTGACGGGCAACGGCATCTGCTACGACGGGGAGGCCAACCCGTACTTCTTCAAGGACACGGACCAGAACGGCACGTGCAGCCCGGCCGAGGCCGTGTCGGCCAACGCGTTCGCCCCCTTCACGCCCGCCCTCGTGAAGGCGACCCACAACTACCAGCTGAGCAAGAAGGACCCCGGGGCGTGGGCCCACAACTTCAACTACGTCGGGCAGCTGCTCTTCGACAGTGTCGAGGATGTCAGCGGCGCGGCGCCCACCAACCTGGTCCGGCCGTGA